From a region of the Lactuca sativa cultivar Salinas chromosome 4, Lsat_Salinas_v11, whole genome shotgun sequence genome:
- the LOC111906856 gene encoding inorganic pyrophosphatase 2, with translation MSGIVVIFDFDKTIIDIDSDNWVVDELGATDLFNQLLPTMPWNSVMDKMMNELHLQGRSIEDIENVLKRTPIHPRVVPTIKAAYALGCDLRVLSDANLFYIETILKHLGIRECFSEINTNPGFVDDKRKLRILPYHDFHVFSHGCTLCPPNMCKGKIVERIQAELAKEGKKRIIYLGDGAGDFCPSLKLGGNDCMMPRKDFPVWDLICKNRKLLKAEVHEWTDGEDLERVLLQLIGKMMLMEDENTNQMFDCKFETIAHEVLPKPLYVP, from the exons ATGTCAGGAATTGTAGTGATTTTTGACTTCGACAAAACAATCATCGACATTGATAGCGACAATTGGGTGGTCGATGAGTTGGGTGCAACCGATTTATTCAACCAACTTCTTCCCACCATGCCATGGAACTCCGTTATG GATAAGATGATGAATGAGCTACATTTGCAAGGTAGGAGCATTGAAGATATTGAAAATGTCCTTAAACGTACCCCGATACATCCTCGGGTTGTTCCTACCATTAAAGCTGCATATGCTTTAGG ATGTGATTTGAGGGTGTTAAGTGATGCGAATTTGTTCTATATAGAAACTATACTTAAGCATCTTGGGATACGTGAATGTTTCTCAGAGATTAATACGAACCCGGGTTTTGTCGATGACAAAAGAAAGTTAAGGATTTTGCCGTACCATGATTTCCATGTTTTCTCTCATGGTTGCACCCTTTGCCCTCCCAACATGTGCAAG GGTAAAATAGTGGAAAGAATTCAAGCCGAGTTAGCAAAAGAAGGAAAGAAAAGGATTATATATTTAGGAGATGGAGCGGGTGATTTTTGCCCGAGTCTAAAGCTTGGGGGAAATGATTGCATGATGCCGAGGAAAGATTTTCCTGTTTGGGATTTGATATGCAAAAACAGAAAACTTCTAAAAGCTGAAGTCCATGAATGGACTGATGGAGAAGACCTCGAGCGAGTTCTTCTCCAACTCATTGGGAAAATGATGTTGATGGAAGATGAGAACACAAATCAAATGTTTGATTGCAAGTTTGAGACAATTGCACATGAAGTTTTGCCTAAACCTCTCTATGTTCCTTAG